In one window of Candidatus Woesearchaeota archaeon DNA:
- the psmA gene encoding archaeal proteasome endopeptidase complex subunit alpha, which produces MVEEKIQSMQHQVMGYDRAITMFSPDGRLLQVEYAKKTVKQGSTAIGITYKNGVLLLTDKRITDDLVIADSVEKIWIIDDHLLATAAGIISDARVLIDRAQVKAQQHKVTYDSPIDVLSVVKDICNLKQVCTQSGGLRPFGVSLLIAGADFDGPKLYETDPTGIYFRYKAAVIGEGEVEVEEILKKEYKENMSREDAIKLAMKAMYRFIKKNVSMDRIDAAYVELPEKKITKVSKKELEKYYSGISK; this is translated from the coding sequence ATGGTTGAAGAAAAAATCCAGTCAATGCAGCATCAGGTAATGGGATATGACAGGGCAATCACAATGTTCAGCCCGGACGGAAGGCTCCTGCAGGTTGAATATGCAAAGAAGACAGTCAAGCAGGGCTCAACTGCAATCGGGATAACATACAAGAACGGTGTGCTTCTCCTTACAGACAAGAGGATAACAGACGACCTTGTGATTGCGGACTCTGTTGAGAAGATATGGATAATTGACGACCATCTGCTTGCAACAGCAGCAGGGATAATCTCTGACGCCAGGGTTTTAATTGACAGGGCTCAGGTCAAGGCGCAGCAGCACAAGGTTACATATGACAGCCCTATTGATGTTTTAAGCGTTGTCAAGGACATCTGCAACCTAAAGCAGGTTTGCACCCAGAGCGGCGGCTTAAGGCCTTTCGGGGTTTCGCTTCTTATTGCAGGAGCTGATTTTGACGGTCCAAAACTTTATGAGACAGACCCTACCGGGATATACTTCAGGTATAAGGCGGCTGTAATAGGAGAGGGCGAAGTAGAGGTTGAGGAGATCCTGAAAAAGGAATACAAGGAAAACATGAGCAGGGAAGATGCAATAAAGCTTGCCATGAAGGCAATGTACAGGTTCATAAAAAAGAATGTCAGCATGGACAGGATTGATGCTGCCTATGTTGAGCTTCCGGAAAAAAAGATTACGAAGGTTTCCAAGAAAGAGCTTGAGAAATACTACAGCGGCATAAGCAAGTGA